The Granulicella arctica genome segment CACCTTGTCCGAATTTCCCAACACCAGATAGCACACCAACGCGGTAATAAAGATCGACGCAAGGATGGCAACCATCTGCCAGCGCGTCTGCGCTTGTCCAACGAGTACCATGACGCTTGTGATCGAGCCAGGTCCGGCGAGCATCGGTATGCCTAGTGGCACTATGCCCGCGTCTTCCTTGCTTGCCGCAGCTACCGTATCGCCGCTGGACTCCTGCGTCGCCGAACGTTTTGCCTCAAGCATATCGAGCCCGATCAGCAGCAGGATAATCCCGCCCGCGATCTCGAACGCCGGCAGTGTGATGCCGAACATGCGGAAGATGTACTGACCGCCAAGAGCGAACGCGGAGAGAAACAGCCATGCCGTAAGTGAGGCCTTGCGGGCCATGCGACGGCGCCGTACCGTGTCAGCGCCATCGGTCACCGCCAAAAATGTCGGTAGCGCAGCAAACGGATCGACGAGGAAGAAGATCGAACTCAGCGCCAATAACGAGAAGCGCACGTAGGCCGATCGCTCGAGAACCATCAGGCTTACGCTATGTGGATCAAACATCACTCCCTCATTATCTCGCGAGTTCATATCCTGCGAGCAGAGAACGATTTCTCTTCTTCAAAATCCAACACGAAGATCATGAAGCTGTCACGACAGGCTTTTCCTGAACCCGTGCGTATTTCCAACACATCACGCTTGTTTCCCGCGCTGAAATCTCCGACGCTAGAGATCGCTATAATTGTTTCACTTTTAGTTTCGCTACCGAATGGAGCACCATCATGCCTTTACAGACCACCGAAAACATCTGGCACAACGGACAGCTCATCCCTTGGGACAAGGCCCAGATCCATGTGATGAGTCATGTCATCCACTACGGCTCCTCTGTCTTCGAGGGCATCCGCTGTTACACGCAGCCGGGCGCGGCAGGCATCTTTCGCCTTCCGGAACACATGCAACGCCTTATCGACTCCGCGAAGATCTATCGCATGCCGCTACCCTATACCGTCGACCAGCTTATCGCAGCCGTAGTCGATGTCGTAGAGGCAAACGGTGTAGCCCCTTGCTATGTCCGTCCCATTGCCTTCCGCGGTTACGGCGAGATCGGAGTCAATCCACTTAAGTCGCCCGTCGAGGTGTATATCGCGAACTTCCCTTGGGGTAAGTATGTCCCGGGCAACGAGGGCGCAGACGTCTGCGTCTCCAGTTGGAGCCGGCTCGCTCCGAACACCATGCCGTCGCTCGCCAAGGCTGGCGCGAACTATATGAACTCGCAGCTGATCCGCATGGAAGCCGAAGTCAACGGCTACTCCGAAGGAATTGCGCTCGATGTGAACGGCTATCTGTCTGAGGGGTCGGGCGAGAATCTCTTCCTCGTCCGTGGCGGAGTGCTCTACACCACACCTCTTGCCAACTCGGTATTGAATGGGATCACCCGCAGCTCCGTCCTTACACTGGCACACCATCTCGGTATTCCCGTGGTTGAACAGGCACTTCCTCGCGAGATGCTTTACATCTGCGATGAGGCATTCTTCACCGGAACTGCAGCCGAAGTGACGCATCTGCGTTCGGTCGATCGCATCCTCGTAGGCGATGGCACC includes the following:
- a CDS encoding MarC family protein, whose translation is MFDPHSVSLMVLERSAYVRFSLLALSSIFFLVDPFAALPTFLAVTDGADTVRRRRMARKASLTAWLFLSAFALGGQYIFRMFGITLPAFEIAGGIILLLIGLDMLEAKRSATQESSGDTVAAASKEDAGIVPLGIPMLAGPGSITSVMVLVGQAQTRWQMVAILASIFITALVCYLVLGNSDKVARVLGDTGIRILVRIMGLLLVALAVQYFVNGMVDLGVITKPS
- a CDS encoding branched-chain amino acid transaminase, with the translated sequence MPLQTTENIWHNGQLIPWDKAQIHVMSHVIHYGSSVFEGIRCYTQPGAAGIFRLPEHMQRLIDSAKIYRMPLPYTVDQLIAAVVDVVEANGVAPCYVRPIAFRGYGEIGVNPLKSPVEVYIANFPWGKYVPGNEGADVCVSSWSRLAPNTMPSLAKAGANYMNSQLIRMEAEVNGYSEGIALDVNGYLSEGSGENLFLVRGGVLYTTPLANSVLNGITRSSVLTLAHHLGIPVVEQALPREMLYICDEAFFTGTAAEVTHLRSVDRILVGDGTMGPITKALHDEFFNIVNGLKADRYNWLTPVRVKVAEPVGA